TATTtctctgtgcccattttcctcatttgtaggaGGGGATAATTATTCAATCCTCACAAAGTtgtggtaaggattaaataagttaatttatgtaaaatgctGGGCACACAGGAAATGCTATGTAAGTCTGAACTGTTGTTTCAAGTCACATATAGCAGCATTGtctataatagcaaaaaattgaaaacgACCCAAACCTCCATCAACAGATTGATAAATAAACTGCGGTATGCTCACGCTATGGAATGCTGTAGAGCAGAGGATTGATAAATAAACTGCGGTATGNNNNNNNNNNCTATGGAATGCTGTAGAGCAGAGGATTGATAAATAAACTGCGGTATGCTCACACTATGGAATGCTGTAGAGCAGAGGATTGATAAATAAACTGCGGTATGCTTACACTATGGAATGCTATAGAGCAGAGGAGTGGAAAGAATGGACGAGGGCTCTATGTGTCAACAGGGTTGAATCTTAGAACAACACTCAAGAAAAGGCAGGCACAGAAGAACACGTGTCATACAACCCCAGTGTGACCAAATAAACACAATTAAACCTATCACATAGAGACACATACACAGGGAGAAAAGgaccaagaaaaatgagaaagagacaaaagtcAGGGCAGTGATAAGGAGATGGGTCACGACAGCCTAGTGACATCTGTGACGTTCTTCAAGTTTAGAAATCGAGTGGTAGGTTCTGTGTGTTGTAACGTTATAAATGTAGGACCGTGGATCCCAGGGAACCAAATCTAAATGTaaagataaattaaatgtaaagataaaatTTACCTGGAAAAGAACTGAGCTTGTTGAAATGCGGGAAAcgagaattaaaacaaaaaggaaacggTTAACATGCTCTCTAGAGACGTCACTGAGGAACTAAACTGTTGAATGTAGCTTGCtctagaaaatacttttttaatgaCAACTTATCAGCACTGGCGTATTTCTGATTAAAACATTTGTCTTCATAAATTCAAAGTCAGTATGACCTGGGGGTCAAAATAGCTGGATTAGATCATCCTGTACATAGTTAACAATGTTTTAACAATACAATAAGCATTGAATTTATATAATGAGATGTACacattcataggaaaaaaaaagagctctggGTGGGAGTTGGGTGGGAGCAAGGAGTCAGGAAACCCTAAATAGTCGAACTGTGAACGGGTAAAATAGCAAGAGAGTAATTCTTCTCTAAACataagagaaataggaaaaacaccAGGAAATATCACTATGttataaaaaagaagagtgaattcAATATTGAAGTGATTGTTTGGGTAGTAAGCTTGATTCACTTTCCCCAAGATTTAATTAAGCTGGTACATGGAGTTTAGGAGTGAAGATATCTCTGGACAGCTTCACTTCCAAAAGCCACTGCATACTTAGCTAGTTTCCCAGGAAACAGCGAGTACACTGCCTTCTGGACATCTTGAGGGGTGAGGGTACACCGATTTCTGAAATACATCATGCTGCAGGCTTCCGTAGAAATGCGCTCGAAGATGTTGTTGATCAAGATGTTCATGGTGTCCAAGGTGCGAGCCGATATGCCCCTCTGGGGAACCACTTCCTTTAGGACCCTGTTTATGTAGAGTGAGTAATTTCTGTGGCCACGGTAGGTGCTGGCGTGTGAtttctttctggaggctgggcTTTGGCGTCGTCTGGAGCACCTGCTCTTCTTGGTGGAAGCTCTGGCCATTGTAGATGTTCTTGTCAGTTACGAGTGGAGAGGAGAAGGGCCTGAGCATTGGGGGAGCTCTTGGATTTATGCCTGAGTGTCACAATCAGACTTCCAGGCTTCTCTCTCATTGGAGGTTACTCTTCCCATGTCACAATCATCTGGTGATGACGGTGATGTGTTGTTAAGGGAAAACCTTGTTCTTGGCCCACCTAAAGCTTTCCTAAGAAGATAGAGTGTTACAGGAGGATTGAGGCTGATGTCATGGGAGAAGAGCActcatttttcctcctttatttcttaGCAGTTTGTAAGCATAATAGACAATATTTTCAGAACTGGGCAAACCTCATCAAATTGCAGGGTTagtaagaggaaaggaaaaagtgccATAAGCCTTTTATTGGGggaatttctatttataaaagtATTCATAAATTCATATTATAAACAAGTGATCAATTAAACAAGCCATTAAAAATCTcgttatgattattttataataaaaataaatatgtacagctaatcttcttttaaaaattatgcccATTATTTTAAACAATCCTAATTTTTTGTGGACCCCAACTCCTTAGGAACAACTATGTACAACTGGAGAATAAAACAAACACTCccctattttcttgtttaaattatGATATGTGAACTGTGTTCATTAACTTTTTATGATGATGTTAGTATCATtcttgaaaatttcaaaaatctcaTTACACGGTCTTGTTTTTTCACCTGATCCTGTAGTTCTGTCGTTATTGACTGAAGCGTGTGGGGGGTCGTTCCTGCTCACGTGTCATGTTGATGTTCATGCTTTacaaaaaaaatctccatttgCTTTCTTAATCAAATTCATCTGGataaagtaaaagagaaatagacaagagTATAAAAATTGCCACTCACAAGCATTTTGAGAATTCACAATCGCCCCAACTATTAACGCTGCCACGAAAGGTCCTCGCCTGTGACTGCTTCACAGGAAAGGCAGATGGGCCTGTGTGGAACTTCTGGAAGGCTAGCTGTAATTCCTCccatttttctcctccccaagaaaataaatctgaaataagGTGAGTAAGAACAATGTTGTTATAGGGACAACTTTGAACAAGCTCTAAGGTTTTGAAGCCAGCGGGCAGCATTTGTCAGTGTTGACTTCATTGCTGGGAACAGGCTGAGATGGAGGCCGCCCCTTCGGTGTATGCTTTGGGCTGATGGGTTTTCTGTCAGCTCTTGCTAACTTTGCTTTCAGATTTCTCTGGATATAATTACTTACTTAGCTTAATTATAGCACAGCTTTATATAAGCTATCATTTAGAAGAAACTGTCAGGTGGAGAAGGTTCATTTCCTAGTCCTCACGCGCCCATGTGGAAGAGCTTCCGTGAGGGTAACactcctggcctctcccctcctcccttcttctccctggaCCAGTCCTCCCTGGGATggtgaggggggggggggggggggggtggggggggtggtggGACAGGCAGGCCTCCCGCAGCCCTCTGCGCCCGCTCGCGTCTGACTGTGGCCGCTCTGCCCCTGGGGCTGGATCGCTCTGCTGGCTGAGGTTTCCGTGTGGTTGTCCTGCTGGATTTGGAGGGCTCCATTAGGAAGCCTGTCGTTGCCCCACACCGGAGCGCTACTCTCCAGTTTGTTGTAGTAAAGCTGACATTTTGATCCCCATCCCTTTGATCCCTGTGACCCTCAGTCGGTTCCGTGCCTGGGTGAGGAGAAGGAACGCTGCACTCTATCTAGTACAGGagcgaaaagaaaaaaaaaaactgtacgCTCAAATACTCATTGATCAGAACGTTCAGAAAACGAGGAATACTGACCCTGTAAAGTTTCTGGCTACTTTAGGGTGAATTCCCTTTTAAAATTGAATGAGTCATTCTAAAATATGTATGAGTTCACCACCAACGTActgatttatcttttccttctctctgcctcctcctccagacAGTCTGGAACAAGGGACAGACACCTTTTAGCATAATGACCTTCAGGAGATGCCTGCTGGGTTCTCAGTCTGAGCAATTCAGCAAGTCTGATCACTTTGCATCTGCCGTACCCTGAGGACAGACACTGTGaagccctctctcctctcctctctcctctgccctcaccctcAGGGTCCTAGCCCTGGAACAAAGCCTGGAGGCACAAGAGAGTGAAAGGACTGATGACCAGAGGTCTGGGGTCCCCAAGCtgctcagtgtggctggagtgcaaACTTAAGAACTGTTCATGCCTCTTTCCAGGCTCTTGTTCTGAGCTGGATCACACCATGTCTGTTTGGGCCATGGGCTGCGTGTCTTCCAGGATCCAGTATGTACAGTACCGGGGTTACAGCTACTGATTCTTTCATTCATGATTGAGGGTCTTGTATTGACTCAAGGTCGTCATCAAAACTCTGTGATCGTTCCGCAGTAACTGCGGCAGAGGTGACATTAATTCAAA
This region of Equus quagga isolate Etosha38 chromosome 7, UCLA_HA_Equagga_1.0, whole genome shotgun sequence genomic DNA includes:
- the LOC124242017 gene encoding histone H2B subacrosomal variant-like, with the translated sequence MARASTKKSRCSRRRQSPASRKKSHASTYRGHRNYSLYINRVLKEVVPQRGISARTLDTMNILINNIFERISTEACSMMYFRNRCTLTPQDVQKAVYSLFPGKLAKYAVAFGSEAVQRYLHS